In Maridesulfovibrio ferrireducens, one genomic interval encodes:
- the phoU gene encoding phosphate signaling complex protein PhoU gives MEQRGHFTKKMDDLKVQILRMSSMAETAMNNSVKALLENNAELAEEVIMNDIKINELECELDKFNIGLLALDQPMARDLRFIVGSMRISSNLERIGDEAVNLAQRSVFLSTRPLLPFNHKLEQMTVIARDMVTLAVKAFADEDPVLAGKVCGMDNDADSLNLRILKGLIEDMVSETRLVERGVHLIMASNHLERVADQATNIAESVIFIAQGVDIKHHFRG, from the coding sequence ATGGAGCAGCGTGGTCATTTCACCAAAAAAATGGATGATCTTAAGGTTCAGATTCTGCGTATGTCGAGCATGGCTGAAACCGCGATGAATAATTCGGTTAAAGCGCTTCTCGAGAATAATGCAGAGCTAGCTGAAGAAGTCATAATGAATGACATTAAAATTAATGAGCTGGAATGCGAACTTGATAAATTCAATATCGGATTACTGGCTTTAGATCAGCCTATGGCTAGAGATTTAAGATTCATTGTCGGTTCGATGCGTATCAGCAGCAATCTTGAAAGAATCGGAGATGAAGCGGTTAATCTTGCTCAGCGCAGTGTGTTTTTAAGCACTAGGCCTCTTCTTCCTTTTAATCATAAGCTTGAGCAGATGACTGTGATTGCGAGAGATATGGTTACGCTGGCTGTAAAGGCATTTGCGGATGAAGATCCCGTTCTTGCCGGAAAAGTCTGCGGTATGGATAATGATGCTGACAGTCTTAACTTAAGAATTTTAAAAGGGCTTATTGAAGACATGGTTTCTGAGACAAGACTCGTTGAAAGAGGAGTTCATCTGATAATGGCTTCAAACCACCTTGAACGTGTGGCTGATCAGGCAACAAACATTGCTGAATCTGTGATATTTATTGCTCAGGGAGTGGACATAAAACATCATTTCCGGGGCTGA
- the pstB gene encoding phosphate ABC transporter ATP-binding protein PstB, giving the protein MGQAVKIASRHLDFYYGDFKALEDITMDFVENRVTSLIGPSGCGKSTFLRCLNRMNDLIPGTKVDGELTLDDENIYAQGLDVVTLRRRVGMVFQKPNPFPKSIFENVAYGLRVNGIKDKEYLAVKVEESLKGSALWDEVKDRLHASALGLSGGQQQRLCIARALAVEPEILLMDEPASALDPIATQKIEDLIHELKKKFTIIIVTHSMQQAARVSDRTAFFYMGRLIETGKTETMFTKPKNKQTEDYITGRFG; this is encoded by the coding sequence ATGGGGCAAGCTGTTAAAATCGCTTCCAGACATCTAGATTTTTATTATGGAGACTTCAAAGCTCTTGAAGATATCACCATGGATTTTGTTGAAAACAGAGTTACCTCGCTTATCGGGCCTTCCGGTTGCGGTAAGAGTACTTTTTTACGCTGTCTAAACAGAATGAATGATCTAATTCCCGGCACAAAAGTAGACGGGGAGCTTACTCTGGATGATGAAAATATATATGCGCAAGGTCTTGATGTAGTGACTTTGAGGAGACGCGTGGGGATGGTTTTTCAGAAACCGAATCCTTTCCCGAAGTCTATTTTTGAGAATGTAGCTTACGGGCTTCGTGTCAACGGCATTAAAGATAAAGAATATCTGGCTGTAAAAGTCGAAGAAAGTTTGAAAGGCAGTGCTCTTTGGGATGAAGTTAAAGATCGGCTTCATGCTTCCGCATTGGGGCTTTCAGGCGGGCAGCAGCAGAGGCTTTGTATTGCAAGAGCCTTGGCTGTGGAACCTGAAATTCTGCTTATGGATGAACCTGCGTCTGCTCTTGATCCTATTGCTACTCAGAAGATCGAGGATTTGATTCACGAACTTAAAAAGAAATTTACTATTATTATTGTCACTCACAGCATGCAGCAGGCGGCCAGAGTTTCTGACCGGACAGCCTTTTTCTATATGGGCCGTCTGATTGAAACCGGCAAGACTGAAACAATGTTTACTAAGCCTAAAAATAAACAGACGGAAGATTATATCACCGGACGTTTCGGTTGA
- a CDS encoding AMIN domain-containing protein — MSVRPLTIALLVILLLVTASYALFHFGVLDPFLSGYSEVSDKSENTGPVVRHPVSNLVLPLPSSKQQVAQSVSGSSEIAGEKESAPEVDFEVGAETDTEAGTDVVIEVQNGGDTQPVQVSAVKKVAAIAVTEVVKKDVVPKKSKVEKVVAGTLSNVKLDCSSDSLTLKISLSQPSDRITWFNLNDPKKLIVDIRGHWKNYAKSIYRLKDCAVDKVVLGENSDRFRLVFYINKKDLPVRIRPEIKKLSDGIEIKIKL, encoded by the coding sequence ATGTCTGTACGTCCTCTGACTATCGCTTTGCTTGTAATACTCCTTCTGGTGACGGCTTCTTATGCTTTGTTCCATTTCGGAGTGCTTGATCCTTTTCTTTCCGGATATTCAGAGGTCAGTGACAAGAGTGAGAATACCGGTCCGGTTGTTCGCCATCCGGTGAGTAATCTTGTTTTGCCGTTGCCTTCATCGAAACAGCAGGTTGCCCAGTCCGTGAGTGGTTCTTCCGAGATTGCGGGCGAAAAAGAATCTGCACCGGAAGTTGATTTTGAGGTTGGTGCTGAAACAGATACTGAGGCCGGAACCGACGTTGTTATCGAGGTTCAAAATGGAGGGGATACTCAGCCTGTGCAGGTTTCTGCTGTTAAAAAAGTTGCGGCAATAGCTGTTACAGAAGTTGTCAAAAAAGATGTCGTCCCAAAAAAGAGCAAGGTTGAAAAAGTCGTTGCCGGAACTCTTAGTAATGTGAAGCTTGATTGTTCGAGTGATTCCTTAACCTTGAAAATATCTCTCTCACAGCCAAGTGACAGAATCACATGGTTTAATCTCAATGATCCCAAAAAATTAATTGTGGATATTCGTGGACATTGGAAAAACTATGCAAAATCAATTTACAGACTAAAAGACTGTGCTGTTGATAAGGTTGTTCTCGGAGAGAATTCTGATAGATTTCGTCTTGTTTTTTATATTAATAAAAAAGATTTGCCTGTTAGAATCCGTCCCGAAATTAAAAAGCTTTCTGACGGGATAGAAATTAAAATCAAATTATAG
- a CDS encoding glycogen/starch/alpha-glucan phosphorylase, which translates to MSTKDSDVVLEEMGGLDSESLVESICQHHLSNLGRDYGRSDKFSLYQALAYSLRDRLVGNWIKTQRSYYNRSAKSVYYLSLEFLVGKSLTSNAINLGIENETEEALGKFGVTLEEAESAEVDAGLGNGGLGRLASCFLDSMATLGIPGYGYGIRYEYGIFKQAIENGEQVELPDDWLHSGNPWEFRRRGFVFTIGLYGREEKYTHDDGSLRHRWTDTAKVMAMPVDMLIPGYKNGNVINMRLWEAQPARRFNLDLFNSGDYIRSMEDAVKTETISKVLYPSDKLSEGRELRLVQQYFFVSATIQDMLRRFEKIKLDFSELPNRAVVHLNETHPAIAIPELMRILIDEHMLNWDQAWRICRRTFAYTNHTVMPEALEKWSLDMMRKVLPRHVSIIFEINRRFLDEVKNRFPGDDERLSRMSIIEEGEYPQVRMAWLAVVGSFTVNGVSTLHGELIKKNIFYDFVEMFPGRFISVTNGITPRRWLKQCNIPLSELITEKIGKGWVTDLSRLHQLESLAEDEEFQIRWYDCRLKAKKKLVEYAQKEYGLYMPADWMYDVQVKRIHEYKRQVLNVLHAITLYCRLKKDPSSVAVSRVKIFAGKAAPGYFLAKRIIRLINSVGAVINSDSAVNHKLRIAFLPNYRVSQAEYIIPATDLSEQISLAGTEASGTGNMKFALNGALTIGTLDGANIEIMEEVGRENIFIFGMNADDVERRKREGYVSGDVVGGDSELAEALNLLADGTFSEGDRDFFAPILDSLFAEGDQYMTLADYRAYVDAQDALEQIWLDRKKWLKMSILNTAGSGHFSSDRAIMEYATSIWGVHPMEKES; encoded by the coding sequence ATGTCGACAAAAGATTCCGACGTAGTATTAGAAGAAATGGGCGGACTGGATTCCGAATCATTAGTTGAAAGTATTTGCCAGCATCATCTTTCGAATCTTGGCAGGGATTACGGTAGATCTGACAAGTTTTCACTCTATCAGGCTCTGGCGTATTCTCTGCGGGATAGGCTGGTGGGTAACTGGATAAAGACGCAACGCTCTTACTATAATCGCAGTGCAAAAAGCGTTTACTATCTTTCACTTGAATTTTTAGTAGGTAAATCTCTTACAAGTAATGCTATTAATCTCGGGATTGAAAACGAAACAGAGGAGGCTCTTGGTAAATTCGGAGTTACTCTGGAAGAAGCCGAAAGTGCAGAGGTGGATGCCGGACTCGGTAACGGTGGACTCGGAAGGCTCGCCTCATGTTTTCTCGATTCAATGGCTACACTCGGGATTCCGGGTTACGGATATGGCATAAGATACGAGTACGGAATTTTTAAACAAGCTATTGAAAACGGTGAACAGGTTGAACTGCCCGATGACTGGCTCCATTCGGGAAATCCGTGGGAGTTCCGCAGAAGGGGATTTGTTTTTACTATCGGACTGTACGGCAGAGAAGAAAAGTATACTCATGACGATGGATCTTTGAGACATCGCTGGACAGATACGGCAAAAGTGATGGCAATGCCTGTGGATATGCTTATTCCGGGCTATAAAAACGGTAATGTAATAAATATGAGACTTTGGGAGGCTCAGCCTGCCAGAAGATTTAATCTCGATCTTTTCAACAGCGGTGACTACATCCGCTCAATGGAAGATGCCGTTAAGACGGAAACAATTTCCAAGGTGCTTTATCCGAGTGACAAACTCAGTGAAGGACGTGAGTTGCGTTTGGTTCAGCAATATTTCTTTGTTTCGGCAACTATTCAGGATATGCTTCGTCGGTTTGAGAAAATAAAACTGGACTTTTCAGAGCTTCCGAACAGAGCGGTTGTTCATTTAAATGAAACTCATCCGGCAATAGCAATACCTGAATTGATGCGTATTTTAATTGATGAACATATGCTCAACTGGGATCAGGCATGGAGAATCTGCCGGAGAACTTTCGCTTATACTAATCATACAGTAATGCCGGAGGCCCTTGAAAAATGGTCTCTCGATATGATGCGCAAGGTTCTTCCCCGTCATGTTTCGATCATTTTTGAAATTAACCGCCGTTTTCTCGACGAAGTAAAAAACAGATTTCCGGGGGATGATGAAAGGCTTTCCCGTATGTCCATAATTGAAGAGGGAGAATATCCGCAGGTTCGTATGGCCTGGCTTGCTGTGGTGGGGAGTTTTACCGTGAACGGAGTTTCGACTCTGCATGGAGAATTGATTAAGAAAAATATTTTTTATGATTTTGTTGAAATGTTTCCGGGAAGATTTATTTCGGTCACCAACGGAATTACTCCACGCAGATGGCTTAAACAGTGTAATATCCCGCTTTCAGAATTGATAACGGAAAAGATAGGTAAAGGCTGGGTAACCGATTTATCAAGACTGCATCAGCTTGAGTCTTTGGCTGAAGATGAAGAGTTTCAGATTCGCTGGTATGATTGCAGATTGAAGGCGAAAAAGAAACTCGTAGAATATGCTCAGAAGGAATATGGGCTGTATATGCCTGCCGACTGGATGTATGATGTTCAAGTAAAAAGAATTCACGAGTATAAGCGGCAGGTGTTGAATGTTCTTCACGCGATTACTTTGTACTGTCGTCTGAAAAAAGATCCGTCGAGTGTGGCTGTGTCGAGAGTTAAAATTTTTGCGGGTAAGGCCGCTCCGGGATATTTTCTCGCCAAGCGGATTATTCGGCTGATTAACTCTGTCGGAGCTGTTATTAATTCCGATAGTGCAGTGAATCATAAATTGCGCATTGCTTTTTTGCCCAACTATAGGGTTTCACAGGCTGAGTATATTATTCCGGCTACAGACCTTTCCGAGCAGATTTCGCTTGCAGGAACAGAGGCTTCCGGAACCGGGAATATGAAATTTGCTCTTAACGGGGCTTTGACCATAGGAACCTTGGACGGGGCAAATATCGAAATTATGGAAGAAGTCGGTAGAGAGAATATCTTTATATTCGGCATGAATGCCGACGATGTTGAAAGGCGTAAACGTGAAGGTTATGTTTCCGGTGATGTTGTCGGGGGAGATTCAGAGTTGGCCGAGGCCCTCAATCTGCTCGCCGATGGCACTTTCTCTGAAGGTGATCGTGATTTCTTTGCTCCTATATTAGATTCTTTATTTGCCGAAGGAGATCAGTACATGACTCTGGCAGATTATAGAGCTTATGTTGATGCTCAGGATGCACTTGAGCAGATCTGGCTGGACCGTAAGAAGTGGCTTAAAATGTCCATTTTAAATACTGCCGGTTCGGGGCATTTCTCCAGCGACCGAGCTATAATGGAATATGCCACAAGTATATGGGGTGTTCACCCTATGGAAAAAGAATCGTAG
- a CDS encoding MucR family transcriptional regulator, producing the protein MEDHLKAALEIVKAQASVRTMTEDEITSMVQKLAFGIMQIGEGLTEKSSTTAQVAPVDPKKAIREKTIICLESGKPFKVLTKRHLAKYDITPEEYREKWGYAKKTPLVCKSLQRERRKKMKEMRLWERRKKVEN; encoded by the coding sequence ATGGAAGACCATTTAAAAGCAGCTCTGGAAATTGTTAAAGCGCAAGCAAGTGTCAGAACCATGACCGAAGATGAAATCACTTCCATGGTTCAAAAACTGGCATTCGGCATCATGCAAATAGGGGAAGGACTGACAGAAAAGTCTTCTACTACTGCACAGGTTGCTCCGGTGGATCCCAAGAAGGCTATCAGAGAAAAAACTATCATCTGTCTGGAATCTGGAAAACCATTTAAAGTTCTCACCAAAAGACACCTTGCAAAATATGATATTACGCCTGAAGAATACCGGGAAAAATGGGGATACGCAAAAAAAACGCCTTTAGTCTGTAAATCGCTTCAACGCGAACGTCGTAAAAAAATGAAAGAAATGCGGCTCTGGGAAAGGCGGAAAAAGGTAGAAAATTAA
- a CDS encoding OmpA family protein, whose translation MAKKKEEDIIYVIGKPDTEPPHEEGLPPWMATFADMVTLLLCFFVLLLSFANQDIANFEKLKGSMRDAFGVQFEDRTGRKVAYSESPFSASSEKKAAKKDMAALELDIRAFINAGKVSKLMSVNTDQQGVLVRVPSRAIFKPGTATLDPRIYKVLDKISSIMKTKNFNLVVRGHTDDRATHNNVYDSNWELSSARAASCLRYVLQKSGVSPTRVKAVGYAGTKPLVPNTSDRNRAINRRVEYYYQPPSKIW comes from the coding sequence GTGGCTAAGAAAAAAGAAGAAGATATTATATATGTTATCGGTAAACCAGACACCGAACCGCCGCATGAAGAGGGGTTGCCTCCATGGATGGCCACTTTTGCCGATATGGTTACTTTATTGCTTTGTTTCTTTGTTCTTCTTTTGTCTTTTGCCAATCAGGATATTGCCAACTTTGAAAAACTGAAAGGTTCAATGAGGGATGCTTTCGGTGTGCAGTTTGAAGACAGAACAGGACGTAAGGTTGCTTACTCTGAAAGTCCTTTTTCTGCCAGTTCCGAAAAAAAAGCGGCTAAAAAAGATATGGCGGCTTTGGAACTTGATATAAGAGCATTTATTAATGCCGGTAAGGTTTCAAAGCTGATGTCGGTAAATACTGATCAGCAGGGAGTTTTAGTTCGTGTCCCTTCCCGTGCTATCTTTAAGCCCGGAACGGCAACACTGGACCCCCGTATTTATAAAGTTCTGGATAAAATTTCGAGTATAATGAAGACAAAAAATTTTAATCTGGTAGTCAGAGGACATACAGATGACCGGGCTACACACAATAATGTTTATGATTCAAACTGGGAATTGTCCTCTGCAAGAGCAGCATCTTGTTTGAGGTATGTTTTGCAGAAATCAGGAGTTTCTCCGACTAGAGTCAAGGCTGTCGGTTATGCCGGGACAAAGCCTTTGGTTCCAAATACCTCCGACCGTAACCGGGCAATTAATCGAAGGGTTGAGTATTATTATCAGCCACCATCAAAAATTTGGTAA
- a CDS encoding PAS domain S-box protein produces the protein MTIRTGVTGKHLLYAFALVIFLFWIGESLFEFIWFNPEGTSFISQLVPLHDSHEMFMRITTSFTFLVCGFVVSRMYTNLADSESQARESENNLRITFDSIGDAVIATDVEGNIVRMNPVAETLTGWDFAQAEGSALTDVVKMMNSSTKGLSDNPLEGVLRDGEARGLSNHTILISKQGKKFHIADSAAPIRRDDGEMSGAVFVFRNVTERYKNEAELRSLRNYLFNIIDSMPSVLLGVSGDGQVTLWNRAAEQATGISAEVAQDKKLLEIFPRMEKEMGRIFESIRSKEISREQKKIRHSETGVCYEDVTIFPLASNGAEGAEGAVVRIDDVTELIRLEQAMIQNEKMMSVGGLAAGMAHEINNPLAAILGHTQNINNRVFGDLEKNEEIALACDVSLHKVREYLEKRGVPRMLDGIYSSSSHAAKIVSDMIRFSRKTESNMGRHHLSELLEDTLELAANDYDLKMHYDFRKIEIVREYDNTVPSLYCEGSEIQQVFLNILKNGAQSMMEKEYRGEHPRFILRVRKEEDVAVVEIEDNGLGMDENVIKRIFEPFYSTKKLGRSSGLGLSVSYFVVTDQHNGSMEAHSLPGSWARFIIKLPLAVEV, from the coding sequence ATGACCATACGGACAGGGGTTACTGGAAAACATTTGTTGTATGCCTTTGCTTTGGTAATATTTTTATTTTGGATTGGTGAAAGTCTTTTTGAGTTTATTTGGTTTAACCCCGAAGGGACAAGTTTTATTTCACAGTTAGTTCCACTTCATGATTCTCATGAAATGTTTATGCGGATAACGACTTCCTTTACATTCTTAGTATGCGGATTTGTTGTTTCAAGGATGTATACCAATCTTGCCGATTCAGAAAGTCAGGCTCGGGAGAGTGAGAATAATTTACGGATAACATTTGATTCAATCGGGGATGCTGTCATTGCAACCGATGTTGAAGGAAATATTGTGCGAATGAATCCGGTCGCGGAAACATTAACCGGATGGGATTTTGCGCAAGCTGAAGGTTCTGCTCTGACAGATGTAGTTAAGATGATGAATTCCAGCACAAAGGGGCTGTCCGATAATCCGCTTGAGGGAGTCCTGCGGGATGGAGAAGCCCGAGGGCTTTCAAATCATACAATCTTGATTTCTAAGCAGGGAAAGAAATTTCATATAGCTGATTCCGCTGCCCCGATCAGGCGGGATGACGGGGAAATGTCCGGAGCTGTTTTTGTTTTCAGAAATGTCACTGAACGATATAAAAATGAGGCAGAGCTTCGCAGTTTGCGTAATTATCTTTTTAATATCATTGATTCTATGCCGTCAGTTTTGCTTGGAGTTAGCGGTGATGGGCAAGTGACTTTGTGGAACCGGGCCGCAGAGCAGGCAACCGGTATTTCTGCTGAAGTTGCGCAGGATAAAAAATTGTTAGAGATTTTCCCCCGAATGGAAAAGGAGATGGGCAGAATTTTTGAAAGTATCAGGTCTAAGGAAATAAGCCGGGAGCAAAAAAAGATTCGTCATTCGGAGACAGGGGTTTGCTATGAGGATGTGACAATCTTTCCTTTGGCGTCCAATGGGGCTGAAGGAGCGGAAGGGGCTGTGGTCCGGATCGATGACGTGACAGAGCTTATCAGGTTGGAACAGGCTATGATTCAGAATGAGAAGATGATGTCTGTCGGCGGGTTGGCGGCAGGAATGGCTCACGAAATAAATAATCCTCTGGCTGCAATATTAGGGCATACCCAGAATATTAATAATCGGGTTTTCGGAGATCTTGAGAAAAATGAGGAGATTGCTCTAGCATGTGATGTTTCTCTTCATAAGGTTAGGGAGTACTTAGAAAAACGGGGAGTCCCTAGGATGCTGGATGGAATTTATTCATCAAGCAGTCACGCTGCAAAAATTGTCAGTGATATGATCAGGTTCAGCCGTAAGACGGAAAGTAATATGGGGCGACACCACCTTTCTGAACTGTTGGAAGATACGTTGGAGTTGGCAGCAAATGATTATGATTTGAAGATGCATTATGATTTTCGCAAGATAGAAATTGTTCGCGAGTATGACAATACCGTTCCTTCTCTTTATTGCGAAGGGAGTGAAATTCAGCAGGTATTTTTGAATATTCTCAAGAATGGCGCACAGTCTATGATGGAAAAAGAGTATCGCGGTGAGCATCCCCGGTTTATTCTCAGAGTTCGGAAAGAAGAGGATGTGGCTGTAGTTGAAATAGAAGACAATGGTCTAGGTATGGATGAAAATGTTATTAAACGGATTTTTGAGCCTTTTTATTCTACCAAAAAATTGGGGCGGAGTTCCGGTCTCGGGTTGTCTGTCTCATATTTTGTTGTAACCGATCAGCACAATGGAAGCATGGAAGCACATTCTTTGCCCGGAAGCTGGGCACGTTTTATTATTAAACTGCCGTTAGCCGTTGAGGTGTAG
- the ald gene encoding alanine dehydrogenase: MLIGIPKEVKTMENRVSMTPGAVESLVRRGHTVVVEKEAGIGSGLPDDEYLSAGAKMVTADEAWAAEMVIKVKEPIASEYKYLRKGLLLFTYLHLAADRALTDILLESGTTGIAYETVQLPDRSLPLLTPMSEVAGRMAAQEGALHLEKPKGGRGVLLGGVPGVAPANVMILGGGVVGTNAAKIAAGMGARVTIFDVSHSRLQYLDDIFNGRVTTMTSTEPNIRAAVMQADLIIGAVLIPGAKAPNLITRGMLSTMKEGAVIVDVAVDQGGCVETIKATTHTDPTYVVDGVIHYGVANMPGAVPRTSTFALVNQTLPYAMLLADKGLDALRANNSLKLGLNTINGKLTFAAVGEAFGLETITPDEALA, encoded by the coding sequence ATGCTTATTGGTATTCCTAAAGAAGTTAAAACTATGGAAAACAGGGTCTCAATGACTCCTGGAGCAGTTGAAAGTCTTGTCCGTCGCGGTCATACCGTTGTTGTTGAAAAAGAAGCCGGCATTGGAAGTGGGCTTCCGGATGACGAGTATCTTTCTGCCGGTGCTAAGATGGTAACGGCCGATGAAGCCTGGGCTGCTGAAATGGTCATCAAAGTTAAAGAACCAATTGCTTCCGAATATAAATATCTCCGAAAAGGTCTTTTGCTTTTCACATATCTCCACCTCGCTGCGGACAGAGCTCTTACCGATATTCTTCTTGAAAGCGGAACCACCGGCATTGCATACGAAACAGTTCAGCTTCCCGATCGTTCGCTCCCTTTGCTTACTCCTATGAGTGAAGTTGCAGGGCGTATGGCTGCTCAGGAAGGCGCTTTACATCTTGAAAAACCCAAAGGAGGCAGAGGCGTTCTTTTGGGTGGGGTTCCGGGAGTTGCTCCTGCAAATGTAATGATTCTCGGTGGGGGTGTTGTCGGAACAAATGCTGCTAAAATTGCTGCGGGCATGGGTGCAAGAGTTACTATTTTTGACGTAAGCCATTCAAGACTTCAGTATCTTGATGATATATTTAACGGCAGAGTTACAACCATGACTTCTACCGAGCCTAATATTCGTGCTGCGGTTATGCAGGCGGACCTCATAATCGGTGCTGTTTTGATTCCGGGGGCCAAGGCTCCTAATCTGATTACCCGCGGTATGCTTTCAACAATGAAAGAAGGGGCCGTGATTGTTGACGTGGCAGTTGATCAGGGCGGATGTGTTGAAACCATCAAGGCTACGACTCACACTGATCCCACTTATGTGGTCGATGGTGTTATTCATTACGGCGTAGCAAATATGCCCGGAGCTGTTCCCAGAACTTCTACCTTTGCTCTGGTTAATCAGACACTTCCTTATGCAATGCTGCTTGCTGATAAGGGGCTTGATGCTTTGCGTGCCAATAATTCATTAAAACTCGGCCTTAATACTATAAATGGTAAGCTTACCTTTGCAGCGGTTGGCGAGGCTTTCGGGCTGGAAACAATTACTCCTGATGAGGCTCTTGCTTAA
- a CDS encoding response regulator, with translation MSLKPNYIPKILIIDDEPFNLEFLELVLRQQGYKIVTANNGRTGIECAVKNQPDLILLDIMMPGETGFECATILRLSPETSEIPIIFLTALDDAKSTQKGFDAGAVDFITKPFEYREVLHRIRLHLKIAASDKFMMNNQVELLEQNSALPAHDDTSPQRKNKSIFPAKQEEAQTYIYESVILPNKSESILLLNFTPPQLDNRTANNIRKALTLNTGPLYTPAETFRNVGTALRETFRSDIDQMMEIDGIYAHINRETDTLTLVNAGSLPAILLQPDGSTVFIEPQSGPLGELGKGLLPCSTFEMKKNSRLFIYSREMLSAFDSTGKGIKELKEACELSAGVDIETACQAAGEMLLKGKATLEGILIAVEA, from the coding sequence ATGTCCTTAAAGCCAAACTATATACCGAAAATTTTGATCATTGATGACGAGCCTTTCAATCTGGAATTTCTCGAATTGGTTCTTCGTCAGCAGGGCTACAAAATTGTTACAGCAAACAACGGGAGAACAGGCATTGAGTGCGCCGTAAAAAATCAACCAGACCTTATATTACTGGATATCATGATGCCGGGGGAAACAGGTTTCGAATGCGCAACCATTTTGCGCCTGTCGCCTGAAACTTCTGAGATTCCGATTATTTTTTTAACTGCTCTGGATGATGCAAAAAGTACCCAAAAAGGATTTGATGCCGGAGCCGTAGATTTTATTACAAAACCTTTCGAATATAGAGAAGTTTTACACCGAATAAGACTACACTTGAAAATAGCAGCAAGCGATAAGTTCATGATGAATAATCAAGTAGAACTTTTAGAGCAGAACTCAGCCTTACCTGCTCACGACGACACCTCCCCGCAAAGAAAAAACAAGTCTATATTCCCGGCAAAACAAGAAGAAGCACAAACATATATTTATGAATCTGTCATTCTGCCCAATAAATCTGAAAGTATTCTGTTGCTGAATTTCACGCCTCCGCAACTGGACAACAGAACAGCAAACAACATCAGAAAGGCTTTAACGCTTAACACAGGGCCACTCTATACTCCTGCTGAAACTTTCAGAAATGTCGGGACTGCACTACGCGAAACATTCCGGTCAGACATTGATCAAATGATGGAAATTGACGGGATATATGCTCATATAAATCGTGAAACCGACACACTTACTCTGGTAAATGCGGGATCACTTCCGGCTATATTGCTGCAACCTGACGGATCAACTGTTTTCATTGAACCCCAAAGCGGACCGCTTGGCGAACTGGGAAAAGGTTTACTCCCCTGCTCAACGTTTGAAATGAAAAAAAACAGCCGACTGTTCATATATAGTAGAGAGATGCTGTCCGCGTTCGATTCCACGGGTAAAGGAATAAAAGAGCTGAAAGAAGCGTGCGAACTTTCTGCGGGGGTAGATATTGAAACCGCATGTCAGGCCGCGGGAGAAATGCTGCTGAAAGGCAAGGCTACACTGGAGGGGATACTTATTGCTGTTGAAGCTTAA
- a CDS encoding RHS repeat domain-containing protein: protein MIEKNEFGKITRYSYLESGPLHEVVLSDGRRVEYTSDPAGKRISKSINGKTVEKYLWQDLTTLVAVTDAEGLRPKVFTYDEEGDPVAMTYEGKTFYFATDQVGSIFMVADERGNEVKRIIYDSFGNLLFDSNEKFDTCVGFSAGLTDKDTGLIHFGYCEYDPAIGRFITPDPIGFAGGPFFI from the coding sequence ATGATCGAAAAAAACGAGTTTGGAAAGATTACTCGTTATTCATACTTGGAGTCAGGACCGTTGCATGAAGTTGTTTTGTCGGATGGGCGCAGGGTTGAATATACCTCTGATCCTGCGGGAAAAAGGATTTCCAAATCTATCAACGGTAAAACTGTAGAAAAATATCTCTGGCAGGATTTGACTACTTTAGTTGCTGTCACGGATGCCGAAGGGCTACGTCCCAAAGTTTTCACTTATGACGAAGAAGGCGATCCCGTTGCAATGACTTACGAAGGAAAAACCTTTTATTTCGCAACCGATCAGGTCGGTTCAATTTTCATGGTTGCGGATGAAAGGGGTAATGAGGTAAAGCGGATTATATATGATTCGTTTGGCAATTTATTGTTCGATAGTAATGAAAAATTTGATACTTGCGTGGGCTTCTCCGCAGGATTGACCGATAAAGACACGGGATTAATTCACTTCGGATATTGTGAATACGATCCAGCCATCGGCAGATTCATAACCCCCGACCCAATCGGCTTCGCTGGCGGGCCTTTTTTTATTTAA